From Vagococcus jeotgali, one genomic window encodes:
- a CDS encoding energy-coupling factor transporter transmembrane component T family protein — protein sequence MNEHQVLGYIPGDTVIHRLNGTTKLIMLILVSIASMTTYDTRFLIGMSLLSVILFKISKIKWQDISFIVKFIALFSILNLIAVYLFSPEYGVSIYGGRDMVWEGFGRFTLTKQQLFYELNLLLKYVSTVPFVLIFILTTNPSSFAASLNKLGISYKASYAVSLAIRYIPDIQDSYFEISASQQARGFEMSKKASLHQRLKGALQIVFPLILSSLDRIEVVSTAMELRRFGQKKKKTWYAGESFHKSDVIAVILSIILLIISLYLVLSCKIKLATLK from the coding sequence ATGAATGAGCATCAAGTGTTAGGTTATATTCCAGGTGACACCGTGATTCATAGACTAAATGGTACTACAAAACTTATCATGCTTATTTTAGTATCGATTGCTTCCATGACAACATACGATACAAGATTTCTAATAGGAATGAGTTTATTATCAGTTATTTTGTTTAAAATATCTAAAATAAAGTGGCAAGATATTTCATTTATTGTTAAATTTATTGCCTTATTTTCAATTTTAAATTTAATTGCTGTGTATTTATTTTCACCAGAGTATGGTGTTAGTATCTACGGAGGGCGCGATATGGTTTGGGAAGGATTTGGGCGTTTTACTTTAACTAAGCAACAATTATTTTATGAATTAAACTTATTGTTAAAATATGTTAGTACGGTTCCTTTTGTTCTTATTTTTATATTAACTACTAATCCCAGTTCTTTTGCAGCAAGTTTAAATAAACTAGGAATTAGTTATAAGGCAAGCTATGCGGTTTCTCTAGCTATACGCTATATTCCAGACATTCAAGACTCTTATTTTGAAATTTCTGCCTCACAACAAGCAAGAGGCTTTGAAATGAGTAAAAAAGCTTCCCTACATCAGCGGTTAAAAGGCGCTTTACAAATTGTATTTCCTTTAATATTATCTAGTTTAGATCGAATTGAAGTCGTTAGTACGGCGATGGAGTTAAGACGTTTTGGTCAAAAAAAGAAAAAAACTTGGTATGCTGGAGAATCTTTTCATAAATCTGACGTTATTGCAGTAATTTTATCTATTATACTATTGATTATTAGTTTATATTTAGTGCTTAGTTGTAAAATCAAGTTAGCCACTCTAAAATAA
- a CDS encoding ECF-type riboflavin transporter substrate-binding protein, with amino-acid sequence MKKSLEVKDIVAVGIGTAVFVILFKFIAIPTGIPNTEIQVAYGFLALMSVLYGPVAGFLIGFIGHTIKDFTTYGSAWWSWIICSGILGYALGIIGRKINLEEGELSKKQMIHFNIWQVVANAIIWIGIAPVLDILIYAEPANKVFTQGVLSFFVNTIAVGVVGTLLMKAYAASRTKKGSLSKD; translated from the coding sequence ATGAAAAAAAGTTTAGAAGTAAAGGATATTGTAGCAGTTGGTATTGGTACAGCAGTATTTGTCATCTTATTTAAATTTATCGCTATTCCAACAGGTATTCCAAATACTGAAATTCAAGTAGCTTATGGATTTTTGGCTTTAATGAGTGTTTTGTACGGGCCTGTTGCTGGTTTTTTAATTGGATTTATTGGCCACACAATTAAGGATTTTACAACTTATGGTAGTGCTTGGTGGTCTTGGATTATCTGCTCAGGTATCCTAGGTTATGCTCTAGGGATTATTGGACGTAAAATAAACCTAGAAGAAGGCGAATTAAGTAAAAAACAAATGATTCATTTTAATATTTGGCAAGTGGTAGCAAATGCTATTATTTGGATTGGTATTGCTCCAGTCTTGGATATTTTAATTTACGCAGAGCCAGCTAATAAAGTATTCACTCAAGGTGTATTAAGCTTTTTTGTTAATACTATTGCCGTTGGTGTTGTAGGAACATTATTGATGAAAGCTTACGCTGCCAGCCGAACTAAAAAAGGTAGTCTTTCAAAAGACTAG
- the trmD gene encoding tRNA (guanosine(37)-N1)-methyltransferase TrmD, whose protein sequence is MRIDVLTLFPRMFDGLLSESIIGKAIGKNLLDIKVRNFRDFSTNKHQQVDDYPYGGGAGMLLKVQPIHDGLTVIKEEAVSSKPRVILLDPAGKPFDQNMAEEFSREDHLVFICGHYEGYDERIRSLVTDEVSLGDYVLTGGELGAMVMIDATIRLLPEVLGNENSAKTDSHSTGLLEHPQYTRPAVYEGMEVPHVLTNGNHKLIEEWQLKESLRRTLLRRPDMLEKIELTKEMSRLLEEIKNEENMK, encoded by the coding sequence ATGAGGATTGATGTATTAACTTTGTTTCCAAGAATGTTTGACGGTCTGTTAAGTGAGTCGATTATTGGAAAAGCAATTGGAAAAAACTTACTAGATATTAAAGTAAGAAATTTTAGAGATTTCTCAACAAATAAACATCAGCAAGTTGATGATTACCCTTATGGTGGTGGGGCTGGTATGCTTTTAAAAGTACAGCCAATTCATGATGGATTAACTGTTATTAAAGAAGAAGCAGTAAGTAGTAAACCAAGAGTGATTTTACTTGATCCAGCAGGTAAGCCTTTTGATCAAAATATGGCTGAAGAATTTTCTCGTGAAGATCATTTAGTATTTATTTGTGGCCATTATGAAGGTTATGATGAGCGTATTAGGTCTCTTGTAACAGATGAGGTATCACTTGGGGATTACGTCTTAACTGGGGGAGAGTTAGGTGCTATGGTGATGATTGATGCAACAATAAGGTTATTACCAGAAGTATTAGGGAATGAAAATTCTGCTAAAACAGATTCCCACTCAACAGGGCTTTTAGAGCACCCTCAATATACTCGTCCAGCTGTTTATGAAGGTATGGAAGTTCCTCATGTTTTAACCAATGGTAATCATAAATTAATTGAAGAGTGGCAGTTAAAAGAGTCCCTACGTAGAACTTTATTAAGACGACCTGATATGCTAGAAAAAATAGAGTTAACTAAAGAGATGTCTAGGTTATTAGAGGAAATTAAAAACGAAGAAAATATGAAATAA
- a CDS encoding SAM hydrolase/SAM-dependent halogenase family protein: MYGVAHTVSKDVVVQDLTHDIPPYDIWVASYRLYQTVKYWAQGSVFVSVVDPGVGSTRKSIAVETLSGHYIITPDNGSLTHIIHYDGIKEVRVIDEISSRLPRSEESHTFHGRDVYTYNGARLACGQVIFEELGQIIDVADIEAMPIMESVIDGTIIKGSIDVLDVRFGSLWTNIPSHFLKDLNINCGDNLQVTIYHENKKVYQNIMKFTRSFADVNIGELLVYVNSLVNLGIAINQDSFSDLYNIGTGNDWLIEIRKAPKIIFE, translated from the coding sequence ATGTACGGGGTAGCTCATACAGTAAGTAAGGATGTGGTTGTGCAAGATTTGACACATGACATCCCTCCTTATGATATTTGGGTAGCATCATATAGATTGTATCAGACTGTTAAATATTGGGCACAAGGTAGTGTATTTGTCTCAGTGGTGGATCCAGGAGTTGGAAGCACACGAAAAAGTATAGCCGTAGAAACTTTGTCAGGTCACTATATTATCACACCAGACAATGGCTCTCTAACTCACATCATTCATTATGACGGGATTAAAGAAGTCAGAGTGATTGATGAAATAAGCTCTAGATTACCTCGTTCAGAAGAGAGTCACACTTTTCATGGTAGAGATGTTTATACATATAACGGAGCAAGACTTGCTTGTGGGCAAGTAATTTTTGAAGAATTAGGTCAAATCATTGATGTAGCTGACATTGAAGCTATGCCAATTATGGAATCAGTCATTGATGGAACAATTATTAAAGGTAGTATTGATGTTTTAGATGTGAGATTTGGCTCTTTATGGACGAATATCCCATCACATTTTTTAAAAGATTTAAATATTAATTGTGGTGATAATCTACAGGTGACGATTTATCATGAAAATAAAAAAGTTTATCAAAATATCATGAAGTTCACTCGTTCATTTGCTGATGTCAATATTGGAGAGCTTTTAGTTTATGTTAATTCACTTGTGAATTTAGGAATAGCTATCAATCAAGACTCATTCTCAGACTTATATAATATCGGTACAGGAAATGACTGGTTAATTGAAATTAGAAAAGCACCAAAAATTATTTTTGAATAG
- the rplS gene encoding 50S ribosomal protein L19: MNPLIQEITSEQLRTDIPNFRPGDTVRVHAKVVEGTRERIQMFEGVVIKRRGAGISETYTVRKISGGVGVERTFPLHTPRVAEIEVVRHGKVRRAKLYYLRALHGKAARIKEIRR, translated from the coding sequence ATGAATCCATTAATTCAAGAAATTACAAGTGAACAGTTACGCACTGACATCCCAAACTTTAGACCAGGGGACACTGTACGTGTTCATGCTAAAGTTGTAGAGGGTACTCGTGAACGTATTCAGATGTTTGAAGGCGTTGTTATCAAACGTCGTGGCGCTGGAATTAGCGAAACTTATACAGTTCGTAAAATTTCTGGTGGGGTTGGCGTTGAGCGTACATTCCCATTACATACACCACGTGTTGCTGAAATCGAAGTTGTTCGTCATGGTAAAGTTCGTCGTGCTAAACTTTATTACTTACGTGCATTACACGGTAAAGCTGCAAGAATCAAAGAAATCCGTCGTTAA
- the rimM gene encoding ribosome maturation factor RimM (Essential for efficient processing of 16S rRNA), translating into MMEYLNVGKIVNTQGLKGEVRVVSQTDFAEERYKKGNVLYLFQEGLAPIELVIKSHRKHKSFDVVSFEDHPSINDVEKYRDGILKISVEEIGELEDNAFYYHEIIGSEVFDEAGDKIGVIKEILSPGANDVWVIKQNQPGKKDILIPYIESVVLAVDKENKKVIVEIPEGLVD; encoded by the coding sequence ATAATGGAATATTTAAATGTAGGTAAGATTGTTAATACACAAGGGCTAAAAGGTGAAGTTCGTGTGGTGTCACAAACAGATTTTGCTGAAGAGCGTTATAAAAAAGGAAATGTATTATATCTATTTCAAGAAGGTTTAGCTCCGATTGAGCTAGTCATTAAAAGTCATAGAAAGCATAAATCATTTGATGTAGTTAGCTTTGAAGATCATCCATCAATTAATGATGTTGAGAAATATCGTGATGGTATCTTAAAAATTAGCGTGGAAGAAATTGGGGAGTTAGAAGATAATGCTTTTTATTATCATGAAATTATCGGTTCAGAAGTTTTTGATGAAGCTGGAGATAAGATAGGCGTGATTAAAGAAATTCTATCACCTGGAGCTAATGATGTTTGGGTGATTAAACAAAACCAACCAGGTAAAAAAGATATCTTAATTCCTTATATCGAATCAGTTGTATTAGCGGTTGATAAAGAAAATAAAAAAGTTATTGTTGAAATACCAGAAGGGTTAGTGGATTAA
- a CDS encoding IS30 family transposase yields the protein MVKIKNNTKTSSYKHLSLKERQLIEVWHNMGDSNREIGRRLGRHHQTISNELKRGTTTQIKENKKPKQLYFADTGQAKYIENRKRCGSKSKLVSAVDFINYACKQMIDFNWSPDAIVGFIKSLGTWDKPIVSTKTLYNYIDKGFLPVRNHHLKMKVRLSPKKKRSRQHKKALGKSIDERPSKIDSRQEFGHWEIDSVIGSKSKDDNALLTLVERKTRYMITVVLDDHTEESVSYAIKQLKYEFGRARFSSIFQSITADNGSEFSSLDDTLQQMTDIYFAHPYSSWERGTNERHNGLLRQFVPKGTPICHYSKQFIQLATEKVNLLPRKILNYRQPATLFLEEIQNLKIKTCW from the coding sequence ATGGTGAAAATTAAGAATAACACAAAGACATCTAGTTATAAACATCTTTCCTTAAAGGAAAGGCAGCTTATTGAAGTTTGGCATAATATGGGAGACTCTAATAGAGAAATTGGTAGACGATTAGGCCGACACCATCAAACAATAAGTAATGAGCTTAAACGAGGAACGACCACGCAAATCAAAGAAAATAAGAAACCTAAACAACTCTATTTTGCTGATACGGGGCAAGCTAAATACATAGAAAACAGGAAACGCTGTGGTTCGAAATCTAAGCTAGTTAGTGCTGTTGATTTTATTAATTATGCTTGTAAACAAATGATAGACTTTAATTGGTCACCAGATGCAATTGTTGGCTTTATCAAGTCTTTAGGGACTTGGGATAAACCTATTGTTTCTACTAAGACACTTTATAACTATATTGATAAAGGTTTTTTACCAGTCAGAAATCATCATCTCAAGATGAAAGTTAGACTATCACCTAAAAAGAAAAGAAGTCGTCAGCATAAAAAAGCTCTTGGAAAATCAATTGATGAACGACCTAGCAAAATTGATTCTAGACAAGAGTTTGGTCATTGGGAAATAGACAGTGTCATTGGTTCAAAATCTAAAGATGATAATGCTCTACTTACACTTGTTGAAAGAAAAACTCGCTACATGATTACTGTTGTTCTAGATGATCATACTGAAGAGTCTGTTAGTTACGCTATTAAACAGTTAAAATATGAGTTTGGAAGAGCCCGATTTAGTAGCATATTTCAATCGATTACTGCTGATAATGGCAGTGAATTTAGCTCACTTGATGATACTCTGCAACAAATGACTGATATCTACTTTGCTCACCCTTATTCATCTTGGGAACGAGGAACAAACGAAAGACATAATGGTTTATTACGGCAATTTGTTCCGAAAGGAACTCCTATCTGTCACTATTCGAAGCAGTTCATACAACTGGCTACTGAAAAGGTTAATCTTTTGCCGCGTAAAATTTTAAACTATAGACAACCAGCAACATTGTTTTTAGAAGAAATTCAAAATCTTAAGATCAAAACATGTTGGTAA